The Nitriliruptor alkaliphilus DSM 45188 genome includes a region encoding these proteins:
- a CDS encoding AMP-binding protein: MSDRPWLRHYPDGIEPSIGETAHRNLPHLLSASAEQHAGEVAFRQVMPNGMNGALRYRDVERLSDDFALYLREVAGLEPGDRVAVQMPNCLSYPVVAFGVLKAGCVLVNTNPLYTATEMIHQFGDSGARALVIIDMFADRLDAVLPKTSIETVVTVRISEFLPRIVAGIIRTTQRYWNRTLPTIDVEHTPLREALAAGAQRRENGSRAATYLDDVGPDTLAALQYTGGTTGVSKGAMLSHGNLVANTQQMLAMCGSHLRRGEETVLTALPLYHVFAFTVNLVGFYQMGGHNILIPSPRPPSNLKRAFENYPITWVTGVNTLFNALLNERWFVEHPPAELRASAAGGMALHQPVAERWREVTGTPIVEGYGLTESSPVLTFNPLGGMNKDGTIGIPVPSTQVRCVDESGAEVPLGQPGELVASGPQIMQGYWQRPDDTEDTLRDGWLHTGDIAEMDEDGYFRIVDRKKDMVLVSGFNVFPNEIEECIAAMPGVHEAAVIGTPDEKTGEAVRAYVVAGEPAPSPAEVVAHCREHLAAYKVPRSVEFIDEMPKSPIGKILRKDLRAAVGVAAGQPPAGTGDEGKA, translated from the coding sequence ATGAGCGACCGCCCCTGGCTGCGCCACTACCCGGACGGCATCGAGCCCTCCATCGGCGAGACCGCCCACCGCAACCTGCCCCACCTGCTGTCGGCGTCGGCCGAGCAGCACGCTGGCGAGGTTGCCTTCCGGCAGGTCATGCCGAACGGGATGAACGGGGCGCTGCGCTACCGCGACGTCGAGCGGCTCTCGGACGACTTCGCGCTGTACCTGCGCGAGGTGGCCGGGCTGGAGCCCGGTGACCGCGTCGCGGTGCAGATGCCCAACTGCCTGAGCTACCCGGTCGTGGCGTTCGGGGTGCTCAAGGCGGGCTGCGTGCTGGTGAACACCAACCCGCTCTACACCGCCACCGAGATGATCCACCAGTTCGGCGACTCGGGCGCGCGGGCCCTGGTCATCATCGACATGTTCGCCGACCGGCTCGACGCCGTGCTGCCGAAGACCTCCATCGAGACGGTCGTGACGGTGCGGATCTCGGAGTTCCTCCCGAGGATCGTCGCCGGCATCATCCGGACGACGCAGCGCTACTGGAACCGAACACTGCCGACCATCGACGTCGAGCACACCCCGCTGCGCGAGGCGCTCGCCGCTGGCGCGCAGCGGCGCGAGAACGGGTCACGAGCCGCGACCTACCTCGACGACGTCGGGCCCGACACCCTCGCCGCGCTCCAGTACACGGGCGGCACCACCGGCGTCTCGAAGGGCGCGATGCTCTCGCACGGCAACCTGGTGGCCAACACCCAGCAGATGCTCGCGATGTGCGGCTCCCACCTGCGCCGGGGCGAGGAGACCGTGCTCACGGCCCTCCCGCTCTACCACGTCTTCGCGTTCACGGTGAACCTCGTCGGCTTCTACCAGATGGGTGGACACAACATCCTGATCCCGTCACCGCGGCCGCCCAGCAACCTCAAGCGCGCCTTCGAGAACTACCCGATCACCTGGGTCACCGGGGTGAACACGCTGTTCAACGCGCTCCTCAACGAACGCTGGTTCGTCGAGCACCCACCTGCGGAACTCCGCGCGTCGGCGGCCGGGGGGATGGCCCTGCACCAGCCGGTCGCCGAACGCTGGCGCGAGGTGACCGGCACGCCGATCGTCGAGGGTTACGGGCTGACCGAGTCCTCGCCGGTCCTGACGTTCAACCCGCTCGGTGGGATGAACAAGGACGGCACCATCGGCATCCCCGTGCCGTCCACGCAGGTGCGCTGCGTCGACGAGTCGGGCGCCGAGGTGCCGCTCGGGCAGCCGGGGGAGCTCGTCGCGAGCGGGCCACAGATCATGCAGGGCTACTGGCAGCGGCCGGACGACACCGAGGACACGCTCCGCGACGGGTGGCTGCACACCGGCGACATCGCCGAGATGGACGAGGACGGCTACTTCCGCATCGTCGACCGCAAGAAGGACATGGTCCTGGTCAGCGGGTTCAACGTCTTCCCCAACGAGATCGAGGAGTGCATCGCGGCGATGCCAGGTGTGCACGAGGCCGCGGTCATCGGCACGCCGGACGAGAAGACCGGCGAGGCGGTGCGCGCCTACGTCGTCGCCGGCGAGCCGGCTCCCTCACCGGCCGAGGTCGTCGCCCACTGCCGTGAACACCTGGCCGCCTACAAGGTGCCGCGCAGCGTGGAGTTCATCGACGAGATGCCCAAGAGCCCGATCGGCAAGATCCTGCGCAAGGATCTACGCGCGGCCGTCGGCGTGGCGGCGGGGCAGCCGCCGGCGGGTACCGGCGACGAGGGGAAGGCGTAG
- a CDS encoding penicillin acylase family protein, with the protein MAATLAAVMAAVLAYAFLPVGPPDLAAYAASEQPFDAVISRDRFGVPHVHGARDADTAYGLAWAHAEDDFLTIQRSTLAARGRLATVAGRDGAPIDYLVALLRVREVAAAGYPTLAPGTRALLEGYAAGLNAYAAAHEHEVLSAELFPVTGEDLVAASVQKAPLFFGLEVTLGALFDPAPLDERPQALARPTSLDAITAAGSNVLAVGPSRTDDGATHLLSNSHQPWTGPVAWYEATLTSDEGWHATGALFPGVPAIVLGHNEDVAWSFTVNRPDLIDVYRLDVDPEDPTRYRVDGEWLEMEVDEVDLEVRILGRLRWTVQREVAWTIFGPVVRRDDGDVALRWAGMDEVAIFEQLHAFNRAGSIDEWLAALEGQDGLASFNVGLADATGRIGYLYHALLPDRPVLPGVDWSGVVPGDTRGTLWTGTLPFDQLPWIEDPAVGFVQNANSTPFTATLGPEQPDPDRWPEATTGIERYETNRSLRALALMREHATTDLDRLLEVKFDTRYHEASAVAAWRDRLVAARDTLDGDDERAGLDTLASWDLDTDRTSVGAALMVLTIAELFEEETLELDPARFGDTEVADAVSDDVLVASYRAAVAWLVDAHGRVDVPWGEVNRLRRGALDLPLDGAPDVLRAIYGERRDGVLEAIAGDSYVSAITFDAAGTVSSRAIHQFGSATLVETSAHHADQAERFAARRLRDVPFTREQLADASVVTYRPGEPRPVGP; encoded by the coding sequence GTGGCAGCGACGCTGGCTGCGGTCATGGCGGCGGTGCTCGCCTACGCGTTCCTGCCCGTCGGTCCTCCCGACCTCGCGGCGTACGCCGCCAGCGAACAGCCCTTCGACGCGGTCATCTCCCGCGACCGGTTCGGCGTCCCGCACGTGCACGGGGCACGGGACGCCGACACGGCCTACGGCCTGGCGTGGGCGCACGCCGAGGACGACTTCCTGACCATCCAGCGCTCGACCCTGGCGGCACGCGGCCGGCTGGCGACGGTCGCGGGTCGCGACGGGGCGCCGATCGACTACCTCGTGGCGCTGCTGCGCGTCCGTGAGGTCGCCGCGGCCGGCTACCCGACGCTCGCACCGGGGACCCGCGCACTGCTGGAGGGGTACGCGGCGGGGCTCAACGCCTACGCCGCAGCGCACGAGCACGAGGTGCTCAGCGCCGAACTGTTCCCGGTGACCGGTGAGGACCTCGTGGCAGCGAGCGTGCAGAAGGCGCCGTTGTTCTTCGGGTTGGAGGTCACCCTCGGGGCCCTGTTCGACCCGGCACCGCTCGACGAACGGCCCCAGGCCTTGGCGCGGCCGACCAGCCTCGATGCGATCACGGCCGCTGGTTCCAACGTGCTGGCGGTCGGTCCGTCACGTACCGACGACGGCGCGACGCACCTGCTGTCGAACTCGCACCAGCCCTGGACCGGCCCGGTGGCGTGGTACGAGGCGACCTTGACCTCCGACGAGGGGTGGCACGCGACCGGCGCGCTCTTCCCGGGGGTGCCCGCCATCGTGCTCGGGCACAACGAGGACGTCGCCTGGTCCTTCACGGTCAACCGCCCGGACCTGATCGACGTCTACCGGCTGGACGTCGACCCGGAGGACCCCACCCGCTACCGGGTGGACGGCGAGTGGCTCGAGATGGAGGTCGACGAGGTCGACCTCGAGGTGCGCATCCTCGGCCGGCTGCGCTGGACGGTGCAGCGTGAGGTCGCGTGGACGATCTTCGGCCCGGTGGTACGGCGTGACGACGGCGACGTCGCGCTCCGCTGGGCGGGGATGGACGAGGTCGCGATCTTCGAGCAGCTCCACGCGTTCAACCGCGCGGGCTCGATCGACGAGTGGCTCGCGGCCCTCGAGGGTCAGGACGGCCTGGCCTCGTTCAACGTCGGGCTCGCGGACGCGACCGGGCGCATCGGCTACCTCTACCACGCGCTGCTCCCCGATCGCCCTGTGCTGCCGGGTGTCGATTGGAGCGGTGTCGTCCCCGGCGACACGCGCGGGACGCTCTGGACCGGGACGCTCCCGTTCGACCAGCTGCCGTGGATCGAGGATCCGGCGGTCGGCTTCGTGCAGAACGCGAACTCGACGCCCTTCACCGCGACGCTCGGGCCCGAGCAGCCCGACCCGGACCGGTGGCCCGAGGCGACCACCGGCATCGAGCGGTACGAGACCAACCGGTCGTTGCGTGCGCTCGCCCTCATGCGTGAACACGCCACCACCGACCTCGACCGGCTGCTGGAGGTCAAGTTCGACACGCGCTACCACGAGGCGTCGGCGGTCGCGGCGTGGCGCGACCGTCTCGTGGCCGCGCGCGACACGCTGGATGGTGACGACGAGCGAGCGGGCCTCGACACGTTGGCGAGCTGGGATCTCGACACCGATCGCACCAGCGTCGGTGCCGCCCTCATGGTCCTGACCATCGCCGAGCTGTTCGAGGAGGAGACCCTCGAGCTCGACCCCGCACGGTTCGGCGACACCGAGGTGGCCGACGCGGTCTCCGACGACGTCCTGGTGGCGAGCTACCGCGCGGCCGTCGCCTGGTTGGTGGACGCCCACGGGCGGGTCGACGTGCCGTGGGGTGAGGTCAACCGGCTCCGCCGAGGCGCCCTGGACCTCCCGTTGGACGGTGCGCCCGACGTGCTGCGCGCGATCTACGGTGAGCGGCGCGACGGGGTGCTGGAGGCGATCGCCGGCGACAGCTACGTCTCGGCGATCACCTTCGACGCGGCCGGCACCGTCAGCAGCCGGGCGATCCACCAGTTCGGGTCGGCGACCCTGGTCGAGACCTCGGCGCACCACGCCGATCAGGCCGAGCGCTTCGCGGCCAGGCGGCTGCGCGACGTGCCCTTCACCCGCGAGCAGCTCGCCGACGCGTCGGTCGTGACCTACCGCCCCGGTGAGCCGCGCCCGGTAGGGCCCTGA
- a CDS encoding alpha/beta hydrolase — translation MPLDPQIDGMLALLEVLGRARLDLTSPAAARRSMRQATVDVRLLDGGVPVGRVRGDRLRGPGGPVEVRTYHPGGRRPVRRPTIVTFHGGGFVLGDLDTHDTLSRWLCREVDAVVVSVAYRLAPEDPFPAAVEDAMAATRWAADRIDRLGGDAELLVVAGDSAGGNLAAVVAQSWGDQIARGRPPLAAQVLLYPVVDLEDDGGTRYPSRVEFGDELLLTGDDMHWFADHYLGEAEDRRDPRLSPINGDLEGLPPAVLVTAEFDPLRDEAEAYATALEAAGVRVTHRRFAGLIHGFVAFSALSPACAEALEETCSLVRAVLDRPS, via the coding sequence TTGCCCCTCGACCCGCAGATCGACGGGATGCTCGCCCTGCTGGAGGTCCTCGGGCGTGCCCGCCTGGACCTGACCTCGCCGGCTGCAGCCCGCCGCTCGATGCGGCAGGCCACCGTGGACGTCCGCCTGCTCGATGGCGGTGTTCCGGTCGGGCGGGTGCGCGGCGACCGCCTGCGGGGTCCTGGTGGACCGGTGGAGGTCCGCACCTACCACCCTGGCGGTCGTCGCCCGGTGCGGAGGCCGACGATCGTGACCTTCCACGGGGGCGGGTTCGTCCTGGGAGACCTCGACACGCACGACACGCTGAGCCGTTGGCTGTGCCGGGAGGTCGACGCGGTCGTGGTGAGCGTCGCCTACCGGCTCGCTCCCGAGGACCCGTTCCCGGCAGCGGTCGAGGACGCCATGGCAGCCACCCGGTGGGCCGCCGACCGCATCGACCGGCTGGGGGGCGATGCGGAGCTGCTGGTGGTGGCGGGCGACAGCGCCGGTGGCAACCTCGCGGCCGTCGTGGCGCAGTCCTGGGGGGATCAGATCGCACGTGGACGACCGCCACTGGCGGCCCAGGTGCTGCTCTACCCCGTGGTCGACCTCGAGGACGACGGCGGCACCCGCTATCCGTCCCGGGTCGAGTTCGGCGACGAGCTCCTGCTGACCGGCGACGACATGCACTGGTTCGCCGACCACTACCTCGGGGAGGCCGAGGACCGACGCGACCCACGCCTGTCGCCGATCAACGGCGACCTCGAGGGCCTACCGCCCGCGGTGCTGGTCACGGCGGAGTTCGATCCGCTCCGCGACGAGGCGGAGGCCTACGCGACGGCGCTGGAGGCCGCCGGCGTCCGCGTGACTCACCGCCGGTTCGCCGGGCTGATCCACGGCTTCGTGGCGTTCAGCGCGCTGTCTCCGGCGTGCGCCGAGGCGCTGGAGGAGACCTGCTCCCTCGTACGTGCGGTGCTCGACCGTCCGTCGTGA